GTCACCCCAGCGGCAGCTGCACCCTTGAGCCGAGTGACAGCCTTCAGCTCCTGGATCTGCCTCCACCTCCGCCTCACTACGGATCTTCATGGCGGCCCACGGCGCCCTCCGGGGCCCGTCCGCACCTCCCACCCTCTCTGTGCTGAGCCTGCCCCGCAGAACAACAGTTCAGATTGCCACTGGAATCTCGGCCCATTGGGACGGGGGCGGAGGTTCTCAACGCCCAGGGAACCCGGGAATTCCTGGCCCACCCCGACgaccccaccctctgcccccagccagcCTTGGGGTTGCTCTCCTGGACACGAGTCTCGTGGCTGCTCTCCTAAAACTTCTGACCTCTCACTGCCTACAGGGTCTCCGTTCCCTTACCCCACCCCAAGCTCAAACTCCAACCCTGGTGACCTGGCTCGTAAGACCCCAGCCTCGGCCCTGACTACCCCATCTCTCCCTGGGGAAGTCCTGGGTCCAGCTTTACCTGTCACTTACTCCAGGAGGAGTCAGTCCCCTCCCTCTGCACCCCCAGCACAAGCTTCCCTTCCAGCCACGTGGCCCAAGCCTGGGATTCCAGGGCTGCACATCAGATGGGTTACTTCTTCCAACCTGCATGAGTTTGCCAACAAAGCACCACAGAccgggcagcttaaacaacagaaatttattgtctcacatcCTGGAGGcttgaagtctgagatcaaggtgtcggcagggcggGCTTCTCCTGAGGCGTCTCTCCCAGGCTTGTGGACGGCCGTGTCCTCGTGGGGTCTTTCCCCTGTACTCATCTGTGTCCTAATCACTTTCTCTTACAagcacaccagtcagactggatgAGGGCCCACCCCCATTTTAACGTAATCACCCCTTCAAAGGTCCTGTCTCCAAATGCAgagtcatattctgaggtcctggggctgCAAACTGAGTTTGTGGGAGACACAGTTCAGCCACAACGACAGTCTTCACCCGTGCGCTGTTACAGCGCCCATCTTTCTCTGTGACCTCTCGAACAGATCCTTTACTTTTCTGGtcactctctttttaaaaagtgagtccaGTCCCCTCTGAAACTCGAAGTtcaccctctgccctccctctgaGCCCAGGTCTTTCCCTCAGGGGGTTGGGAGGGCCTGCCGTGGGCAGGGTCTATTCCCTTGATGCCCGTGTTCTCCCAGGGTGTGaggcagagcctgtgccccagTACTGGTTCTCCTTTCCTCAGATGGAGAACCCCTGAATTTTAGTGGGCACGAGGCTGCCCAGAGCAAGCTGCCCTCCTAGGTGCCTTTGCACTAGGCGTCCCACATGACTTAGTTCTAGCCAATGCAGTGTTCAGAGAAGTGAGTGaactgccctcctcctccccttttctctttcctgttgaCAGGGATGAAGACCTGATGGCCGGAGCCAGCACAGCTGCCTGGGACCATGAGGTGGATTTGGAATGAGGGCTGTTACAGCACAGAACACGCTAAAAGAAGCCTGGGTCCCTGACTCCACACAGCCCCAGACCACCCACTTGAGCTTTtccatgaaagaaattgaaaactctAGCTTGCTTATGCCGTGGTTATCTTGGGCTTCCTGTTGTTCTGCCTTCCCACGAACAGATTCCCTGGTGCATAGAGTGTGCAGTAGACGTTCTTTTGCGGGACTGGCTAGGTCAGCAGGCGCGGGGCggagctggggctggagcagCGGCCCTGTGTGCCTTCAGTGTTACCGGGAAGCCTGCTATAAAGGACGGTGGCTTTGCCCAGGTGTTAGATaatctctgcctcttcctctgttGGGGGTGGGTGAGGTGGGCAGTCTTGCCCACCCAGGAACACTCCTCCATGTGGACAGAGCTCCAGTAAGCTGACTCTGGCCTCCTGAACCACTCACTTCCTCCTCCCCAGGGGAGAAGTGACTTAATCTGATAGGTGGGTTTGGAATGATAGGCAGGTGGGCGCGGCCACTTCCTGTCCCTTGTCTCCTGGAAGCTAGGTGCTGCCTGGCTGCACACCGTCTGCTCTGCTTCTCTGTGCCAGGTGGTACAGAAGCACCCCCGCATGGAGGGACCATGGGGGCTGCCCAGAGTGTCTAATCCTGGGGTTCGGTGTTAGGAACAGCCCTGGCACCTCCTCCAATCAGCTGTATGGTACCGAGGTGACACTTCTCTCATCTTCTTACTGCGCTGACTTGTTTCCCAACTGCTTTAGAACTCAGGCGGGAAACGGGAAACAGGAAAAGGCGTTTATTAGTCCCACAACCCCCAGCGGCAGCTGTCAGCTCTgactggggtgggcggggggatgCAGGGGTCAGAAAGGGCGTACCAGCAGCAGGAAGTGCAGAAggcccaaccccccaccccagagctgcCGCCCCCAAATATGCATGAGACAGGCCTGGTCTTCTCCAGCTCTGTGTCCACCACGTTTCTCACTGCCTTGCAGGAGGCCAGCCACCCAGGGGCAGCACGTCCTGGTCTGACCTTCTGGGCGTCCAGGCTGGGCAGGAGCAGTTTGCACAGGTCTGACAGAGCTGGCCATGCAtgtgtgcaggggacatgggtgtgGGGAGGCCAGCCTGGGGTGCAGAGGTGCTGAGGGCTGTGTTCTAGAACACTCCGGCCCCAGGTCCTCTGTGCCCTGGCTGGAGCTCTCCTAGCTGTGTCGATCTGTAAGAGGCAAAGGGAGACAGCTAGAACCACACCCCAAAGCTGCGCCCGGTCCCTGTGCCCATTTTACCGGGGCAAAAACTGAGGCCTGTAACAGGAGGGTTGCAGGCAGTGGAGGCCAGGCTTGAGATCACTCAGCTTGATGTCCACTGCGGCGCCTCTCAATCCAGCCGCTCTTCTCGGGGTGCCCACCCTCCTCGCTCTGTACTCGCCCCTCCCAGGGCCACCCAGCCCCTCCTGGGTCTTCCTCCTGCACAAGGGCCTGGAAGTTCTGTCTGCCGCaggccccctccctcccgcccccacccccatgcgCGTGTCAAGGGGACAGGCCCGTCCCGCCTACGCCCGGGGAATGGAGCCTCGGTTCCGCGTCCTGCTGCCCCCAGGACCCTCACCTGTGTCCATGTCTTTGGGGAGCTGCCCTGTCTCCAGGAAGAGCCAGAGGTTGCTGCATTTCTGTGACTCCACTCGGGTCACCCAGTAGCTGGCCACGGAGCCTGCGACTGGGGAGAGGCGGGCAGGGGCCAGTGGGCaggggggcggggcctctgcaCTTGTCAGGGGAAGGGAGCAGGGTGCAGGTTTCTTCCTGGGAGCGGTGGGGTCCAGCAGGGCTCCCACTGAGAACTGGAGCCCCATCCCCGGAGGCAGGGATGCCCGGAaccacagccccccacccctaGTGGGATCCACTTCTGCTGAAGAGCCAGCGGCAACAGGGGTGCATTTCAGGGGCGCCAGGCACCAGTCCTGGAGTACCCACCCACGGCCACCAGCACGTTCCACTGAAAGGGGTACGGAAACTTCCTCTGAACGAGCATCTGCAGGCCGACGGTCGCACCGGTGCCTGCCAAGAGCCAGGGTCCGCATCAGCCAGCCCGTCCACGGGGCTCGCCAGGGGACCACGGGGCTCGCCAGGGGACCACGGGGCTCTCGGCCTAAGTGCTCGCGACACCTGCCAGGCTCTGAGCACTGCGGGCTGGCGACCTGGCGCCACCTGCTGGGGAGTCAGGGTGAGACAGGAGGGTGAGGTCTCGTCACACCCCAGGACAGACACCTGGACCCAGCCTACCTGTGACAAAGGTGAAAATGCCCTTCATGAAGGCGTTCGACTGGCACGCGGCATACTCCCCGAGtccctgggatgggggagggggttgaAGGCTCAGTTCCCCGTCCCTCCTTTGGGCACACTCCGGCCCTGGGGTAGGGGACCACTCATCGTGAGGCCCTGGGGGCCTGGACACATCCCACCTGCCCCCATGCCCACCCAGGATGCCTCGATCTCCACAGCAACAGGGTCCCCCACCTCtgtccctcttctcttccctgaTAAGGGCACTCCCACCGAGGCCCCCGCCCCGCTCAGGTCAGCTTCTGAGGTCAGGGGCCCGCGTCCCAGGCCAGCCTTCTCACCGGGTGCTTGCTGGCCACGGCGTCGTCCACCCGGGACAGGCCCAGGTTCACCATGGCTGGCGGGGCGCGGGGAGCCGGCGGGGCAGAGCGGCGCCGGACCgggcggaggggcggggccggatggggcggggcggggcctggcggggcggggcctggcggGCGGACGGCCGGGGGCGGAGGGCCGGGCGCGGAGCGGGCCGCGTgctccccaggcccagctctgtGACGTTGGGTGGCCAGGCGGCGGCGCGAAGGCGGCCGCCGGCTAGCGCTCCTCCCCGCGGGCCCGGCCTGGGTCGTCCGCCTCGTTTCCAGGCTCTCAGAGACATAATGATTAGTTAGTATTATTTGTGGGGGTGGGGCTTTGCTTACGGCAGTACATCTACTGAAAACGACCACGGAATAGCGTAGCCAAAGATGATATAGCGAGTTAATTCCGAAAACACCGTAAGCGCGTACTTGGCGCCAGTTCTGTGCTAGGAGCTGGGGGTCCCACGGAAGGGTCAGAGCTCCTAGCCCTCATAGAGCAAACAGGTAAACAGACCTGGGAGGAGGTCAGGAAAACAAAATGGGTAAAGCGTACGGAGAGAGGCCCGGgcctgtgtgtacgtgtgtgtgcgcgcgcgcgcgcgtgcgcccGCCCTCAAGGAGAGACCTGCGTGGGAGGGTCAGGCAGACCCTCAAGCTTCAACCTTGGGCTGCTGTGTGGGACTAAGCGTGGCCTATTTGCATAAGCTTCAGGAGGCCCATGTGGCTGGATGTGAGGGCGAGAGGCAAGGGTTGGGCTGTGCCTTGAAGCCTGGTGGGAACTTAAGTTCCTCTGATTGCGCACAGCCAGGCACAGCCAGGGATGTCAGCTCAGTGGACATCTTGCTGTCCCTGCGCGGTGGGGGGCCAGCCTTCCAGGAGGGCAGCTGCTAGGGTTTAGAGAGTGTTTCAGCAGTGGAGCAGGCAGGGGTGCTGTCATGGTGCAGCGTGCTGTCATGGTGCAGCACGCTGTCAGGATATCAGGGGCTACTGGGGTGCAAGAGTGCTGTCAGGGTGCTCTCGGGGTGTGTTTGGAGGCTGCACGAACAGGCCTTGGCATTGGGTTGGAGGTGCCAGCGAGGAAGGAAGGGGACCCAGGCTGGCCTCCAGTGCTTGCCCTGAGCACAGGTGGGCACAGCAGTGCGGGGCTGAGGGGAGCTGATGGTGTGGGGCACGCTGGGAGGTGGTTTGGGCTCTGTCGGGTCTGAGATGTCTGGAGACAGGAGAGTGGGATGTGTGAATTTGGAACCCAGTGGGGAGGTCAAGGTTGTAGTTAAAAATGctttctctaaagaaaaatttattattgCTTGTTAATGAAAATAGTGTATATTccatataaaaatgaaagctgTGCAGATGCTCCTAAAGTAAAATGCACGTCCCCCACCACCAACGTGGGCGCTGGCGGGGCCGTTCATTGTGCAagttggggaggggggatggggggggatGAAGAGACACAGGGTGCAGCCGTTCCCAGCGCCTGCTCCTTCCCAGGGCTCTGGAGAGAAGTGCCCCGGGCGCCCTCAGGGCGGGCTGGAGGGGACAGGGCGATTTCACCGGGTGCAGTGTGATCTGAAGTCACCACTGCCTCTGTGACAAGGTGTGGCTGGTTCACTGCTACTCCAGTTACACCCAAAGTCGCTGCTTGTTAGTGGGTGTCTTTGGAAGTATCACCACGAAGTGGGTCAACAGCTTACTGTTGAAGTCACTTGAGGAAACTGGCTTTCAAGCCTAAGCAGAGGGTGCAGTGCTCTCGTAGTACAGAGTCATCAGGACTGCCTGGCAGCCATTTCCCACCCTCGGCTGACGCTTTGATAATCTTAGTATTTAGTTTCTCAGACAAGCCACCTACAGACTCCTGTGGGTCAGCTTGGGAAGTCTAGAATACATGAACTCAGAGAGCCGTTTCATCTTCTCTGTGTTGAAGAGACAGTGTGGAAATTCTACTGACATATGAATTATTCTTTTGCTTCAAAATCTattgccttgggacttccctggtgggcagtggcaaggaatccacctgccaatgcaggggaagtgggttcgagccctggtcggggaactaagatcccacatgccgcaggacaactaagcccccgtgccacaactacagagctcgCATGccgcaaactgcagagcccatgggccacaactagagagagaaaacctgcacgccacagctagagagaagcccacgcgccccgACGAAGtgcccatgcgccgcaacaaaaaagatcctgcacgcctcaacaaagatcccgcgtgccgcaactaagatcctgcgtgccgcaactaagactcgacacagccaaagaaaccaaaaaccaaaacacacacaaaaaactattGTCTTTCCCAAATTCCCTTTTTGTACCATTCATTTCTTCTTGGCTCCATAATCTGAAGGTGGACTGAATTGTTGAAGTTTACCATTTTCTTCGAACAGCTCTTTTGACTTACAAATAGGTCAGcgggctggggcctgggcctcTGCACTTCTCAGGGAAAGGGCACAACTGATACATTTCAGGCTGAACCTTGCAGAAGCGTTCCTGCCAAATGCTTCATCTTCAGGAAGAAGCCCCACCCAGGTATCGCTAACCTATCCATGTGCCACCAAGCTCCAAGGAACAGACACTTGGAGTCACGCGTCACATCTGAAAAAGCACCAACCCCTGACTGGAGCTGCATACCATCTGgtgacctgaaagtaaagatttccaGGAATTAAAGCAGGTGACATCTGACCTGACAGTTTTCCCAAGATGTCTGGACCAGGCCTGTGCGCCCTTTTCTCACTGttgctgcttctctctctctttcacggGAAGACAACACCCTTGTCCACATTTCCCAAACCCTTGTGAAAGGGGGAGACCTCTTCTTTTGATTATGGCTTTTTGGAAACAGCCTTATCATGATCCCGTGACAAATTAATCTTttacttgccttttgggaagcgTTGGACGGTTCAGGATTCAGTCTTTATTTCATCTGAACTATTAACTGACTCTGGTTCTTATCTACACTCTCTGAATTTGCAAACTTACAGGCTGtatttttcataatataattGGTTCCAAACAGTTCTTTTGAGATAACGATactatttttaatagatctttgaAGTTTTGCTCCTTTTGCAGAGCTCATCAGCTATTGCTTCACGTTTATTTCTGTGCTGTTTCTTCCCAATGTACTCAGGTAATTCTTTCAGTTTGAGTGTGCTCCTTCTGTATTTACTGTTCTATTTTCTCCTCATAACAAAACGGAAGCCTCCCATTGATCCACTTTACTAAACCTTCATGGATGCCTAAGTGGAAACTTCCAGGAGGCATATTTGACTCCAGATTTCCCTCCATGGGGAGAGCCTTTTTCCCTTGGGTCAGAGTAAGTACCAATGAAAAATGACCAGAAAAGTGGAaactcgggaattccctggtggtccagtggttaggattcagtgctttcactgccggggagcccaggttcaatccctagtcagggaaataagatcccacgaGACACGTGGCacggccaggaaaaaaaaaaaaaaaagtggaaactcAACTGCATAGAATCAGGCATAGCTGCAAGTCTCACCTGCCTCTCTGTGGTCCTTTGATTTGTTCAGTTGGCCACCTTCAGGCATAAGGTCCGTGTTTGGAACCATCACACAATTTAGAGTTGTCATGTTACTCTTAATTCTGTtttgtatgaatattttaaattctgcatTTTGTTGCCTGTCAAACTTTTGTAAAAATGAtgtgtcctgggacttccctggcagtccagtggctaagacttcaccttccaatgcagagggtgtgggttcgatccctggtcagggagctaagatcccacatgcctcaggaccaaaaaaccaaaacataaaacagaagtaatattgtaacaaattcaataaagactttaaaaatggttcatgtcaaaaaaaattaaaaaagaaaacaatgtagcCAATAAAGTGATACTGGctcaacatttcaaaataatctcCCTTGGCCTTAATAAAACAGCAACATGGGTTTATTCGGGAACAGTAAAGAACTACAATTCAGGACAAGCAATCTAGGGCAAACCACAAGCAAGTGCagagaacaaaggagaggaaactcttttatagaggagaagggggagtTGGGAGGGGCTGTTCTAAACAAAGTGTCCGTTGGAGGAAACGGGGAGTTCGCAGTGTGGTGACTTTCCATCGGCTGAACTGTGATGGTCTCTCATTGGCTGGGTTGTTGCTGGGCTGAGAGaaaatcttccttcctccttctgggCAGTAAGTAGTAACCTTCCCGTTGGGTCTGCAATTGAGGCTGCACGgcagggtgtgagagctcccccttctggcctcctgactgCAGTTTACTGAGGGttccctttattaattttcacataaAGGAGAGGCCTGAGGGTCCAGAGGGAAACCACCCCATGCCTCCGAGAATGCTGCAGCTCCCTGGCTCCAGACCTggacctcccacccccaccaaggGACCCTGCTCACTAACGAGGTGCAGGGATGACCCCGCCCCTGCCTGGCTGGGCCTCCCATTCCTCACAGCTCAGCTTTTCTCCACAGAAATGGAACCCAAGTCATGTGCAAACACACCACTTCCCTGACCTTGGCTAGCTTCACTCATCTGTGCCCCAAGACCCTTCTCCAACAGGAGGGCAGGCACCTCGCCTGACCCCACCCAAGGTGCTTCCGAGAATCACGGGCGGCTGGACACATGCCCTGTGACAATTGGCCCAAATGGGCAGGACTTGAACGATAACGAACAATAATTTCTGTCCCCATCTTCAACTCAGGACCAactgcagaaagacaaatatgccCCCTAAACAACCACAGGGGGTGCCCGCTTGTTCTCATTTTgtggtcttcatttatttccactgttgTAATCggtcttttatgtttttcatcttttttgttattaaaaaagaaattctaaatattCCTATAGAAAACGGATTAATCTTTATCAGGTTTACCTTTTCTGGTTTTCGTAGACTTGGTCCataccaaattaaaaatttttttcctacaagcactgttaaatttcatttttatgtggaAATCTGATCCATTTAAGTTTATTTTGATGTAAGGAGTGGGGTGGTGATCTAGCTATGTATGTATTTTCTAAATGGTCCCTAGTGGTGACAGTTTTGTTGACTGCGTATTCAAGTTTTCTCCACAGACGGAAACATGTCCTTCATCGTATGCTGAATTCCCCTGTCATTTGTGTCTCTTCccattgtttctagattcttctGTTATTCTATTTATAATCACGCTCTTACTGCTCATGATTTTATAACAGGTTTTCATGTCTTGTAGAACTAGTTgcctgtgtttatttttcctttgtaggggggaggggagggggaggcgagCGGCCGGGCAGCGGGGAGGCGCAGGGCAGCCAGGTCAATCCCAGCTCACCCCCTATGTCAGCACCAGGCTGACCGTTGCCAGTGCCCTGAGTGCAGCTCCTGCCCTGAGGGGCCCTCCCTGGCCTGGCGTCCACCCTGTCAGTCCAACCTCCCCAGCGAAGAGTGCTGGGAGGGGCTCTGGTTCCTGCCTCCTAGGCAGTCGTCCTTCAGCCCCTGCCCTCTGGTGCCCTGGGCCTCTTCTATGGAGGGCATGGGGAGCCACCCCTGCCCCTGGCGGGCTGTCTGTGCCCGAGGCCCTGGCCCCTGGGTTTGTCTGCTTCGCGGGCCCTTGTGATCTGAGCTGgaacagggtggggtggggtggagggcttcacgtgtacttttctttttttcctgaaattaagTCTCTGGCACTGGCAGCATCACACCTTCTGTCCTTAATGAAAAGTGGAATAGTGGTTGGCAGAGGGCTTTATTTCCAGAAGCcttattgagatttaattcagGGACCGTATAGTTCGCCCatataagtgtacagttcagtgggttttagtgcATTCATAgagttgtgcgaccatcaccaccatcaactcTAGAACATTTCCCTGACCCCACAGGGAGAGCCTATGCCCATTAAACGGCTGCTCCCCACTGGCCCAGGACCTGGTAACCAgtaatctcctttctgtctccacGAACTTGCCTCTCTGCACGTTGCGTACAGGGGGGTTCCTACACCACGTGGCCTTTGGGGCCTGGTCTCTCACCCAGCACCCTGTCTTCACGGTTCATCCTGTTCCTTGTCATACGGACAACTTTCTGACGTGTGGATAGACcctgtttgtttatccattcattggtagCAGGCTTGACGCTTGGAAACCCTGCAACGGACCCCACTTCAATATAAGGTGACCTTCCTGCTCGgggacccctccccagccccagcgggCGCGAAGCCCCGTGGAAGCCCTTCTGCCAGCCCGGCAAGCAGGGTCCCTTTGCTGCCACCCTGTGGCCGTTGCTGGGACCACACCTGCTGTGCTTGGGTCCAGGACCTTGCCAGCTCTGGCCTGCCCACTGCCCACACCTCTCCTGCCAGTGCCCCCGTCCACGTCCTGAGCCCCCTCCTGTGCACTCTTCCTAGCCTCCTCCAGGGGGCTGAAGCCGGCAGGAAGCGATGGAGGCCCTGGCAGCGGCGCCCCTGCACtgcggggagggggggcggggctCCCACTGACCCGCTGCTATCTGGGCCTGCAGTGCCAGCTGCGCCCACGGACCGTGCAGGCCAGATGTGGCCACACAAACTCTGCCCCGGCAGCAAACGTGCTGTGGAGATCGCAGTTTAGCAGACCTGCGGGTCAAAGCGACTTGGCCCCTGTCCTTTATTCATTCACAAGCATTGACGAGCCCCTTCCACCGCCAGGCCCTGCGCTGCAGGCTGGGGAAACAGACGCCAACAGGCTGCCAGCAGGCCGGTACAGCTCCTCTTGTCACGGGGTTTACAGTGTGTGCGGGAGAGCAGACCACAAATAAACACAGCAGAGAATTCGGATGGTGTTAAAGCCGCCAGAAAACGACCGGCAGGTGCAGGCTGGGGTTTGAGGAAGGCTGCTTGGAGGATGCGGAGGCTGAGAAGTAGCCCGGGGAGCAGGGGCCTCCGGTGAGGGGGC
This region of Delphinus delphis chromosome 6, mDelDel1.2, whole genome shotgun sequence genomic DNA includes:
- the TMEM141 gene encoding transmembrane protein 141, producing the protein MVNLGLSRVDDAVASKHPGLGEYAACQSNAFMKGIFTFVTGTGATVGLQMLVQRKFPYPFQWNVLVAVVAGSVASYWVTRVESQKCSNLWLFLETGQLPKDMDTDRHS